The genomic interval CACCAAGCGTCAGTTTGGCTTTGGTGGACCCTTTGGCGGCGGCTTTGGCGGACCCTACGGCGGCGGCTTTGGAGGACCCTATGGCGGTTTTGGCGGCGGCTATGGCGGCTATGGACATCATCATTACCGCGGCGGTTATGGCGGCTATGGCGGCTACGGCGGCGGCTTTGGACGTCCTGGCTTTGGTTTCTATGGCTAAAATGTGTAATAAATAAGACTGAAAGTAGCtgaaagtattttttattcCCTTTGATTTTGGCCCCCAACAAAATATACTGCTAATTAGATTAGTGCTTTTCCGTATTCGAGTTCTTAAAAGTGAAATTCCACACATGGAGAGCAGAACTTGACCTCGCCCATGGCAATGTGTTGACCCGGTTTAGGTTGTGCGTGCCTGTTGCCGCGACGCTGTCTGCTCGGGATAtgtgttttaaaaataaataacagcaaatctccatttatttattaatcttTGCCTGCAGTCACCCCAACTCCCCGCCGTCCATGACCAGCAACCTACTAATTAGTTGATTTTCGTGTGTGCCTGGGCCGTCTGTTTGTTTATGTTCCAGAGCTGTCACGAGTTGGCGGCTGTTTCTACTTTTGGTTTTTGGAGACACGTCAGAGCATCATCCAGCGACGCATCACAGAGTGGTgttcgagtgtgtgtgtgtgtgtgggtgtgcctATGTCTTGCTGCAATTATCACGTACAATTGCCATAATTATTATCATTCGAATTTTTATTAGATGACCTTTGTGTGCCtactctctctcccgctctctctaCCACTCTCTCTTTCCGTCTGTCacctttgtttgtttgttttttttttttttttttgatgctcTGCCAGCAACTGCGTGTTGTTTTCCCGCCCGTTAAACAAAATacgtatttaaattaatttgtttgtttcttcaAGTAAACAGCGCGTTCCGCATAAATTACCTTTGAGGTGGACTCATGTGACCCGCACATACGTATTCCTTATATTCTAATGCCTATTCTTATAATCTAAGCCTATTCATGGCTATAAATTCATTACAGATGTGTAAAGGCATATAATAAAAGCTTTTAGTTTTTCATAtaccctagctttacttatatGATCATATAGCCTATACAGTCTACATTCAAGTAAGCTTGATAAGCATAAGAAGAGCTTAAAGTATGTAAAAGCTTAAAGCTCAAGCCATAGAGTAATAAACAGatatttattactcaatgaTACCAAGCTAAGCATAGAAAGAGGGAGATAGAGCGCggaatagagagagagagagagagtaactACCTTTAAACTAACAGaaagtttaattttaaaatcattCACTTTCCAATAG from Drosophila virilis strain 15010-1051.87 chromosome 2, Dvir_AGI_RSII-ME, whole genome shotgun sequence carries:
- the LOC116650383 gene encoding neuropeptide-like protein 31, with amino-acid sequence MRAAILFAVILGVLLSLAYAQEQAEEQVRTKRQFGFGGPFGGGFGGPYGGGFGGPYGGFGGGYGGYGHHHYRGGYGGYGGYGGGFGRPGFGFYG